A region from the Drosophila takahashii strain IR98-3 E-12201 chromosome 2L, DtakHiC1v2, whole genome shotgun sequence genome encodes:
- the Rpp30 gene encoding ribonuclease P protein subunit p30: MEQTKPFYDFSVPFNKDDSVMRALLNELVECGYKTIAIDQSFDHSKKEAGKRGSEMFPEPHKIEHLRKEFQDKLRILQRITILYVDVNVAHAMSVSLNLRKFNLIAGQPKTDAALTHCCTAFNGDLITFDPVAGSRLLVNRKAYQVAVRRGMFFEIKYAPAIVDSNNRKDMIKIAQNYCTKGKSKNIIFSSGAAHQFQLRGPYDVANLAFIFGLSEEQGKNAVDRHCRQLFLKAESRRLGKTIMFVKGNGPIVFSDSSEDDEEDDEMNDLQTDTGVDDESEVKDENKQANKRLKVA, translated from the exons ATGGAGCAAACAAAGCCTTTTTATGACTTTAGCGTACCCTTTAACAAGGACGACTCGGTGATGAGAGCCCTGCTCAACGAGCTGGTGGAAT GTGGCTACAAAACCATTGCCATTGATCAGAGTTTCGACCACAGCAAAAAGGAGGCCGGCAAACGGGGATCCGAGATGTTTCCCGAACCCCACAAAATCGAGCATCTGCGCAAGGAGTTCCAGGATAAGCTGCGAATCCTGCAGAGAATTACCATACTCTATGTGGACGTCAATGTGGCGCATGCGATG AGTGTTTCCCTGAATCTGCGAAAATTCAATCTGATTGCTGGCCAGCCCAAAACAGATGCCGCCTTGACT CACTGCTGCACCGCCTTCAATGGAGACCTGATAACCTTTGATCCTGTGGCCGGATCCCGGCTTCTGGTCAATCGGAAGGCCTACCAGGTGGCTGTGCGGCGGGGCATGTTCTTCGAGATCAAATACGCCCCGGCCATAGTCGATTCGAATAACAGGAAGGACATGATTAAAATTGCCCAGAACTATTGCACCAAAGGAAAGTCCAAGAATATCATTTTTAGCAGTGGAGCAGCCCACCAATTTCAATTAAGAGGTCCCTACGACGTGGCCAATCT GGCCTTCATTTTCGGCTTATCGGAGGAGCAGGGCAAAAATGCTGTGGATCGGCACTGTCGACAGCTCTTTCTGAAGGCTGAGTCGCGTCGTCTGGGCAAAACCATCATGTTCGTAAAAGGCAATGGACCCATTGTATTCTCGGATAGCTCGGAGGACGACGAAGAAGATGATGAGATGAACGACCTACAAACGGATACCGGAGTAGATGATGAATCTGAAGTTAAGGATGAGAATAAGCAAGCCAATAAACGACTGAAAGTGGCGTAG
- the Dus1 gene encoding tRNA-dihydrouridine(16/17) synthase [NAD(P)(+)]-like, producing MVNGEGGEAITNPGKLTGYDFYRSTLGSPRYVVAPMVDQSELAWRMLCRRYGAELCYSPMYHANLFATDPKYRKDALQTCAADRPLIIQFCGNDAQQILDAALLAQDHCDAVDINLGCPQAIAKRGHYGSFLQDEWELLTEIVSTLHAKLSVPVTCKIRIFEDLEKTIRYAKMLEAAGCQLLTVHGRTREQKGPLTGVANWSYIKEVRQHVKIPMLANGNILALEDVHRCLEETGVDGVMSAEGNLHNPAIFQGISPPVWQMASEYLELVQLHPCPSSYIRGHLFKLFHHIMNIRNNSELRQFLATANQLVQFQTVVQQVQAKYEPFHKKEVVYEPEEWAAGSEEEKLPLDPWLCQPYIRASPESHRQKIAEKVREAEDPNRAKRQYFDNAGNEISRKRMKKLRRRQRRPNKTEAHVQNRHERRLEYCSECSNPQGSKCEFRLCRVCCKDRCYNNDRDCPGHGILIKSRRAKAKRFEEPIAEDDVSKKTDNDPTIASIGAQDPL from the exons ATGGTAAACGGCGAAGGTGGCGAGGCCATCACAAATCCCGGCAAGCTCACCGGCTACGACTTCTACCGCTCCACCCTGGGATCCCCGCGCTATGTGGTGGCCCCCATGGTGGACCAAAGCGAGCTGGCCTGGCGGATGCTGTGCCGGCGATATGGCGCCGAGCTCTGCTACTCGCCCATGTACCATGCGAATCTCTTCGCCACCGATCCCAAGTACCGCAAGGATGCCCTGCAGACGTGCGCCGCGGACAGGCCGCTGATCATTCAGTTCTGCGGCAACGATGCCCAGCAGATCCTGGACGCAGCCCTGCTGGCCCAGGACCACTGCGATGCGGTGGACATTAATTTGGGCTGTCCACAGGCCATCGCCAAGCGCGGTCACTACGGCTCCTTCCTGCAGGACGAATGGGAACTGCTGACGGAGATTG TTAGCACATTGCATGCCAAGCTAAGCGTACCGGTGACCTGCAAGATTCGCATCTTCGAGGATCTCGAAAAGACCATCAGATACGCCAAGATGCTGGAGGCGGCCGGCTGTCAGCTGCTCACAGTCCACGGACGGACGAGGGAACAGAAGGGTCCGCTGACCGGGGTGGCCAACTGGAGCTACATCAAGGAAGTGCGACAGCACGTCAAGATTCCCATGCTGGCCAACGGCAACATCCTGGCCCTGGAGGACGTGCATCGTTGTCTGGAGGAAACGGGCGTCGATGGCGTAATGAGCGCCGAGGGCAATCTCCACAATCCGGCCATCTTCCAGGGAATCTCGCCGCCCGTCTGGCAAATGGCCAGTGAGTACTTGGAGCTCGTCCAGCTGCATCCCTGTCCAAGCTCCTACATTCGAGGGCATCTCTTCAAGCTCTTCCATCACAT TATGAACATACGGAACAACTCGGAGCTGCGCCAGTTTCTGGCCACTGCCAATCAGCTAGTGCAATTCCAAACTGTGGTGCAACAGGTGCAGGCCAAGTATGAGCCCTTCCATAAGAAGGAGGTGGTCTACGAACCGGAAGAGTGGGCTGCTGGCTCCGAGGAAGAA AAGCTACCGCTGGATCCCTGGCTGTGCCAGCCCTACATACGCGCCTCGCCCGAGTCCCACCGCCAGAAGATCGCCGAGAAGGTGCGCGAGGCCGAGGATCCCAACAGGGCCAAGCGGCAGTACTTCGACAATGCCGGCAACGAGATCTCTCGCAAGCGGATGAAAAAGCTGCGGCGGCGCCAGCGAAGACCAAACAAGACAGAGGCACATGTTCAGAATCGGCACGAGCGGCGGCTGGAATACTGCTCGGAGTGCTCCAATCCCCAGGGATCCAAGTGCGAGTTCCGGCTGTGCCGCGTCTGCTGCAAGGACAGGTGCTACAACAACGACCGCGACTGTCCCGGCCACGGCATCCTGATCAAGTCGCGCCGGGCCAAGGCCAAGCGGTTCGAGGAGCCCATCGCAGAGGATGATGTGTCCAAAAAAACAGACAACGACCCAACGATAGCTTCTATCGGTGCACAGGATCCGCTTTGA
- the LOC108062100 gene encoding uncharacterized protein, whose protein sequence is MEETKHRKYRGKNYTAEEEMVLLELVAEEKAVLQDPKSDAETWSRKQRTWMDIEERLYLRTGSRRHYKVLREKFCTLKRQCKADLRKRNIKEPTKGAVTELIVSMLHGEPEKTQAEKPVAEKTTAEKPMIETPKAQQPMEESPMKIDTSNIKTELLIDFIREGSEDDTNDVGDASTFLEDTLAEEEPPASSSGWSEKMMPERGKEAPGGIVEQQKLNLILLQQEFVRTKTMQLKEMHEMVMEEKRIKLNQEVREGKLRIELLELEKLEKKAKLDKKS, encoded by the exons ATGGAGGAAACTAAGCATCGGAAATACCGGGGGAAGAACTAcacggcggaggaggagatgGTCCTGCTGGAGCTCGTGGCGGAGGAGAAGGCGGTGCTCCAGGACCCGAAATCAGATGCAGAGACTTGGTCGCGAAAGCAGAGGACGTGGATGGATATAGAGGAGCGGTTATATTTGAGGACAGGCAGTCGTCGGCACTACAAAGTACTGAGGGAAAAATTCTGCACCCTGAAGCGCCAGTGCAAGGCGGATTTGAGAAAGAGGAACATTAAGGAGCCCACAAAAGGAGCCGTGACCGAGTTGATAGTCTCCATGCTGCATGGGGAACCGGAAAAAACGCAGGCGGAAAAGCCAGTAGCTGAAAAGACTACAGCGGAAAAGCCAATGATCGAAACCCCAAAGGCACAACAGCCAATGGAGGAGAGCCCCATGAAAATAGACACCA GtaatataaaaacagaattacTTATTGATTTCATTCGCGAAGGCAGCGAAGATGATACAAACGAT GTTGGCGATGCGAGCACATTCCTGGAGGACACTCTGGCAGAAGAAGAACCCCCAGCCTCCAGTTCTGGGTGGTCTGAGAAAATGATGCCCGAGAGGGGAAAAGAAGCCCCCGGGGGAATCGTAGAGCAGCAGAAGCTCAATCTCATCCTGCTGCAACAGGAGTTTGTCAGGACAAAGACGATGCAATTGAAGGAAATGCACGAGATGGTGATGGAGGAGAAGAGGATAAAGCTGAACCAGGAAGTTCGAGAGGGGAAGCTTCGCATCGAGCTGTTAGAATTAGAAAAGTTGGAGAAGAAGGCCAAGCTTGACAAAAAATCATAG